The Corvus hawaiiensis isolate bCorHaw1 chromosome 2, bCorHaw1.pri.cur, whole genome shotgun sequence genome includes a window with the following:
- the UBL3 gene encoding ubiquitin-like protein 3: MSSSVPADMINLRLILVSGKTKEFLFSPNDSAADIAKHVYDNWPMDWEEEQVSSPNILRLIYQGRFLHGNVTLGALKLPFGKTTVMHLVARETLPEPNSQGQRNREKTGESNCCVIL, from the exons aTAAATTTGCGCCTCATCTTGGTAAGCGGGAAAACAAAAGAGTTCCTGTTTTCACCGAATGACTCTGCTGCAGATATTGCAAAACATGTGTATGACAACTGGCCAATGG aTTGGGAAGAAGAACAAGTCAGCAGTCCAAATATCTTGCGGCTTATTTATCAAGGGAGGTTTCTTCATGGCAACGTGACATTAGGAG CATTAAAACTTCCTTTTGGCAAAAcaacagtgatgcatttggtgGCTAGAGAGACACTGCCAGAACCAAACTCTCAAG GTCAAAGGAACCGTGAAAAAACTGGAGAAAGCAATTGCTGTGTAATCCTGTAA